The following coding sequences lie in one Polynucleobacter necessarius genomic window:
- the murB gene encoding UDP-N-acetylmuramate dehydrogenase — translation MNFASNASATPKLTPNVGLANRNTFGLDASAEFAHEITSPDQIGAIMEVITEQKLPWRVLGGGSNVILPKVLPGATLLMNITGQEIVSSDEHATVIAVGGGVNWHEFVSWTLEHNLPGLENLALIPGTVGAAPIQNIGAYGVEIADYIDHIEAFDTKTQAFVTLSKEACQFAYRDSYFKQNPHRFIVTRVVFKIPKQWQARVHYADLAKQFAANSNPSAEKIFVAVCKIRTNKLPDPKIIGNAGSFFQNPIVPHEQYETLLQKHPTLVSYPDAPGKRKLAAGWIIDQCGFKGQRMGAVGVYENQALVLVNHGGGTAGDILGLAKCIQDTVRKEFGVSLVIEPNIL, via the coding sequence ATGAACTTTGCCTCTAATGCGTCTGCCACCCCAAAATTGACTCCCAATGTTGGTCTAGCCAATCGCAATACCTTTGGTCTAGATGCTAGTGCTGAGTTTGCCCACGAAATTACCTCGCCCGATCAGATTGGCGCCATCATGGAAGTAATCACTGAGCAAAAACTGCCTTGGCGCGTATTGGGCGGCGGCAGTAATGTCATTTTGCCCAAGGTCTTACCTGGCGCCACCTTACTCATGAATATCACTGGACAGGAAATTGTCTCTTCCGATGAACACGCAACAGTGATTGCTGTTGGTGGTGGCGTGAATTGGCACGAGTTTGTTTCTTGGACGCTGGAACACAATCTTCCTGGCTTAGAAAATCTAGCACTGATTCCTGGGACGGTTGGCGCAGCACCGATACAGAACATCGGCGCTTACGGTGTTGAAATTGCCGACTACATTGATCACATCGAAGCGTTTGATACCAAGACCCAAGCCTTTGTCACCCTTTCAAAAGAAGCCTGCCAATTTGCTTATCGCGACAGCTACTTCAAACAAAATCCCCATCGCTTTATTGTGACAAGGGTCGTTTTTAAAATTCCAAAACAATGGCAAGCTCGCGTTCATTATGCTGATTTAGCCAAGCAGTTTGCGGCAAACTCAAACCCAAGCGCAGAAAAGATTTTTGTGGCGGTCTGCAAAATTCGGACAAACAAATTGCCTGACCCCAAGATCATTGGTAACGCTGGCAGTTTTTTTCAAAATCCGATTGTTCCTCATGAGCAATATGAGACCTTGCTACAGAAACATCCGACGCTTGTCTCTTACCCCGATGCACCAGGCAAACGCAAGCTAGCTGCAGGCTGGATCATTGATCAATGCGGTTTTAAGGGTCAACGCATGGGTGCTGTTGGTGTCTATGAAAACCAAGCACTCGTTCTGGTCAATCATGGTGGCGGCACAGCTGGGGACATTTTAGGACTGGCTAAATGCATTCAAGATACGGTACGCAAAGAGTTTGGTGTCAG